From Candidatus Sericytochromatia bacterium, a single genomic window includes:
- a CDS encoding TMEM43 family protein, with product RISTLQTQGGEVFEDKLYLAKANPRQPEVGDLRIGYAAYAPGGTVTVYGELETMGSLTPHRRDGVGMYRLFAGTQEDALAQLTREHGPQLWSCRALMGLLSWAGLWLMLARLNGWLSQLPFPGGHGRVISGAQTLPIALVMTGALVLAIRATHHLGMAVAVEALALLLACHFWGELPARAKRKLI from the coding sequence TGCGCATCAGCACCCTTCAGACCCAAGGGGGGGAGGTATTCGAGGACAAGCTCTACCTGGCCAAGGCCAATCCCCGGCAGCCCGAGGTGGGAGATCTGCGCATCGGCTATGCCGCCTACGCCCCGGGCGGAACCGTCACAGTCTATGGCGAACTCGAGACGATGGGCAGCCTGACGCCTCACCGACGGGATGGCGTTGGCATGTACCGCCTCTTCGCCGGTACGCAGGAAGATGCCCTGGCCCAGTTGACCCGGGAACACGGCCCCCAGCTGTGGAGCTGTCGCGCCCTGATGGGGCTGCTCTCTTGGGCGGGGCTCTGGTTGATGTTGGCTCGACTCAACGGCTGGCTGAGCCAGCTGCCCTTCCCCGGGGGACACGGCCGGGTGATCTCCGGGGCCCAAACGTTGCCGATTGCGCTGGTCATGACAGGCGCCCTCGTGCTCGCGATACGCGCCACGCATCACCTGGGTATGGCCGTGGCTGTGGAAGCCTTGGCGCTGCTACTGGCCTGCCACTTCTGGGGCGAACTTCCTGCGCGCGCCAAACGCAAATTGATATGA